From a single Coffea eugenioides isolate CCC68of unplaced genomic scaffold, Ceug_1.0 ScVebR1_371;HRSCAF=1038, whole genome shotgun sequence genomic region:
- the LOC113758132 gene encoding citrate-binding protein-like, which yields MASSPQLLTTFLFTLFINVTIYHKTEALKVVDPTDGFISLPLNQSNFEIQRPYNVPVDQRYSYVDGVHKMWVFDTDKPHFPASNTRPRTELRIEGYDYSSGVWQFEGYGYVPSGTSGVCIMQVFGAQLHATTLMLRVYNGNLSYYKNPVIVPNIDNRWFKLNVIHDVEASKVTVFIDGVQMFETDGRGGSDHFFKCGVYTQDDASHRMESRWKGIKILKKD from the exons ATGGCCTCCTCTCCTCAGCTTTTAACCACTTTCTTGTTCACCCTTTTCATCAATGTAACAATATATCACAAAACAGAAGCTTTGAAGGTTGTTGATCCAACTGATGGCTTCATTTCTCTTCCATTAAATCAATCAAACTTTGAAATTCAAAGACCTTATAACGTGCCAGTAGATCAGAGATATTCGTACGTTGATGGAGTTCATAAAATGTGGGTTTTCGATACCGATAAACCTCATTTTCCTGCGAGCAATACCAGACCTCGTACTGAACTTCGAATAGAG GGTTACGATTACTCTTCGGGGGTTTGGCAATTTGAAGGTTATGGATATGTGCCATCTGGAACATCTGGTGTGTGCATCATGCAAGTCTTTGGAGCACAGCTTCATGCTACGACTCTAATGCTTAGAGTTTACAATGGAAACCTCTCATACTATAAAAATCCTGTCATAGTCCCTAACATCGACAACAGGTGGTTCAAACTCAATGTAATTCATGATGTGGAAGCTAGCAAAGTCACAGTTTTCATTGATGGAGTCCAAATGTTTGAAACTGATGGGAGAGGTGGAAGTGACCATTTCTTCAAGTGTGGAGTTTATACACAAGATGATGCCTCTCATCGCATGGAGTCACGTTGGAAAGGAATCAAAATTCTTAAAAAAGATTAA